The Flavobacterium marginilacus genome window below encodes:
- a CDS encoding DUF3467 domain-containing protein produces the protein MSNPNQQQEQINIELDEKIAEGIYSNLAIINHSSSEFVLDFVCIMPGVPKAKVKSRIVLTPQHAKRLLKAIGENVHRFELAHGEIKEGEQAPIPLNFGPAGQA, from the coding sequence ATGAGCAATCCTAACCAACAGCAAGAACAGATTAATATTGAATTGGATGAAAAAATAGCTGAAGGAATTTATTCAAATTTGGCAATAATTAACCATTCTTCATCGGAATTTGTATTAGATTTTGTTTGTATAATGCCAGGAGTTCCTAAAGCTAAAGTTAAATCAAGAATTGTTTTAACACCACAGCATGCTAAAAGACTGCTTAAGGCAATTGGTGAAAATGTTCATCGTTTTGAATTAGCTCATGGTGAAATAAAAGAAGGCGAGCAGGCTCCAATTCCATTAAATTTTGGTCCGGCAGGACA